Proteins encoded by one window of Bacteroidia bacterium:
- a CDS encoding T9SS type A sorting domain-containing protein, whose translation MIRTIQKTTKAAIILIMFSYIGNPFPAYAKGKALKATLKGQNVTCFGGSNGSISLDITGGNAPYQIQWNDGSSGYAILDKPAGEYSVLITDSKGNTVSQSILLTEPYAMTIYSQVTSEQCYARNGKANILVTGGTQPYQYEWSNQTRQQNLEAVAAGDYEIKVTDKNGCVKQSNITIDRNKTLELNIAKYSPLCHDEASGLIDVEVKGGWAPYSYEWSNGASTEDQSGLKAGIYSVIVKDNNGCISKAEVQLKNPEPIKVEAKITEADLNKNNGSIVLQVSGGTGNYTYLWSNMANSQSLSNIEEGVYAVRVDDLHRCSAAAYFTVNEKSPMQVESVVKHELCNGGNKGSIKLNVKGGVAPYKFEWSNGMNGAMINNIPAGDYSVRITDANNKVYRNTFTVKQPEPIGIFATVLDESYTGKNDGSIKLQVIGGMSPLKYEWSNGQTVSDLVNLSQGTYTVRMKDGNGCAMEHHVLVGLNYNDAMLRIANANEDNAMMEIYPNPFSNNFTMKFNTQVSDIQSIIVYAMDGKIAEQLNPDLKQQMINEITVNASKLNPGKYLVKVTTAKKIFTRVVIRTM comes from the coding sequence ATGATTAGAACAATTCAAAAAACAACAAAGGCTGCCATTATACTGATTATGTTCAGTTATATTGGAAATCCATTTCCTGCTTATGCAAAAGGCAAAGCACTTAAAGCTACCTTAAAGGGTCAAAACGTTACTTGTTTTGGCGGGAGCAATGGCTCAATCAGTCTTGATATTACAGGCGGAAACGCGCCATATCAAATTCAATGGAATGATGGCTCATCAGGTTATGCTATATTAGATAAGCCTGCAGGTGAGTATTCTGTTTTAATAACAGATTCAAAGGGTAATACGGTTTCGCAATCTATTTTGCTAACTGAACCTTATGCCATGACAATTTATTCTCAGGTTACTTCAGAACAATGTTATGCGCGGAATGGTAAAGCAAACATATTAGTTACCGGAGGAACGCAGCCCTATCAGTACGAATGGTCTAATCAAACACGTCAGCAAAACCTTGAAGCAGTTGCGGCTGGTGATTATGAGATAAAAGTTACAGATAAAAATGGATGTGTAAAGCAATCTAACATCACTATTGACAGAAATAAAACTCTTGAACTCAACATAGCCAAGTATTCTCCTTTATGCCATGACGAAGCCAGTGGCTTGATAGATGTTGAAGTAAAAGGCGGTTGGGCTCCATATAGCTATGAATGGTCTAATGGTGCATCAACAGAAGATCAGAGTGGATTAAAAGCAGGAATTTATTCTGTGATTGTTAAAGATAATAATGGCTGCATTTCAAAAGCTGAAGTGCAATTAAAAAATCCGGAACCGATAAAAGTTGAAGCAAAAATTACCGAAGCAGATTTGAATAAAAATAATGGTAGCATAGTTTTACAGGTTTCAGGAGGTACAGGTAATTATACCTACCTGTGGTCGAATATGGCAAACAGTCAGTCGTTAAGTAATATTGAAGAGGGTGTTTATGCTGTTAGAGTTGATGACTTACACCGCTGCAGTGCTGCAGCATATTTTACGGTGAACGAAAAATCGCCAATGCAGGTTGAATCGGTTGTTAAACATGAGTTATGTAATGGAGGAAATAAGGGTTCAATAAAACTGAATGTAAAAGGGGGAGTAGCACCTTATAAATTTGAATGGTCGAATGGGATGAATGGAGCAATGATAAACAATATACCGGCCGGAGATTATAGTGTGCGCATTACCGATGCCAATAATAAAGTTTACAGAAATACATTTACCGTTAAACAGCCTGAGCCAATTGGAATTTTTGCAACTGTGCTTGACGAAAGTTATACAGGAAAAAATGATGGAAGCATAAAATTGCAGGTAATAGGAGGAATGTCTCCATTAAAATATGAGTGGAGCAATGGTCAAACGGTTAGTGATTTAGTGAATCTGTCACAAGGAACATATACAGTACGAATGAAAGATGGCAATGGTTGTGCTATGGAGCATCATGTTCTGGTTGGATTAAACTATAATGATGCCATGCTAAGAATCGCCAATGCGAATGAAGACAATGCTATGATGGAAATTTACCCAAATCCTTTCAGTAACAATTTTACAATGAAATTCAACACGCAGGTTAGCGACATACAAAGCATCATTGTTTATGCCATGGATGGAAAAATTGCAGAACAGCTTAATCCGGATTTAAAACAACAAATGATTAATGAAATTACGGTCAATGCTTCTAAGTTGAACCCCGGAAAATATTTAGTAAAAGTAACCACAGCTAAAAAAATCTTTACAAGAGTAGTTATACGAACAATGTAA
- a CDS encoding CoA transferase subunit B has product MLDKNAIAKRIAREVKDGMYVNLGIGIPTLVANFIPKGVNVTLQSENGILGMGPFPYEGEEDADMINAGKQTVTLLPGSAIFDSAMSFGMIRAQKVDLTILGAMEVSETGDIANWKIPGKMVKGMGGAMDLVASAKNIIVAMQHVNKAGESKLLPKCTLPLTGIKCIKRIVTELAVLDVTTNGFKLLERAPGVSIEEIKKATAGKLIVEGEIPEMVID; this is encoded by the coding sequence ATGTTAGACAAAAACGCAATTGCAAAACGTATAGCCCGCGAAGTTAAAGACGGAATGTATGTAAACCTTGGCATAGGTATTCCAACGCTGGTAGCCAACTTTATTCCTAAAGGTGTTAATGTTACCTTACAGTCTGAGAATGGAATTTTGGGTATGGGTCCTTTTCCTTATGAAGGCGAAGAAGATGCCGACATGATTAATGCCGGTAAACAAACCGTAACATTGTTGCCAGGCTCTGCCATATTTGATTCTGCCATGAGTTTTGGAATGATACGTGCCCAAAAAGTGGATTTAACCATTCTGGGTGCAATGGAAGTGAGTGAAACTGGCGACATTGCCAATTGGAAAATTCCGGGCAAGATGGTTAAAGGTATGGGTGGTGCTATGGACTTGGTAGCTTCTGCTAAAAACATCATTGTTGCCATGCAGCATGTTAACAAAGCTGGCGAATCTAAATTATTACCAAAGTGCACTTTACCACTCACAGGCATCAAGTGCATTAAACGAATTGTGACTGAACTTGCCGTGCTGGATGTTACAACCAATGGGTTTAAACTGCTGGAACGTGCACCCGGAGTTTCTATTGAAGAAATTAAAAAAGCCACTGCCGGGAAACTGATTGTTGAAGGTGAGATTCCGGAAATGGTGATTGATTAA
- a CDS encoding LuxR C-terminal-related transcriptional regulator, whose amino-acid sequence MQSPTKREMEVLKLISKGYTDHAIAKLLELSVNTVRTHRQNLRAKFNVSNSISMIKIAHDKKMI is encoded by the coding sequence ATGCAAAGCCCTACAAAACGAGAGATGGAAGTGCTGAAACTAATCAGCAAAGGATATACCGACCATGCTATTGCAAAGCTGTTGGAGTTGAGTGTAAATACAGTACGTACACATAGGCAAAACCTGCGTGCAAAGTTTAATGTTAGCAATTCCATTAGTATGATTAAAATAGCACATGATAAGAAAATGATATAA
- a CDS encoding CoA transferase subunit A yields the protein MNKIVKNVDDAIKDFRDGMTLMVGGFGLCGIPENCIAALVRKGITGLTCISNNAGVDDFGLGLLLQKKQIKKMISSYVGENAEFERLMLSGEMEVELIPQGTLATRCMAAGYGMPVIFTPAGVGTEVAIGKETRRFTFNGVEKEYLMEYAFDADAALVKAWKGDTEGNLVYRSTARNFNPMMAMAGKITIAEVEELVPAGTLDPDHIHTPGIYVHRIFQGEKYEKRIEQRTVRKK from the coding sequence ATGAATAAAATTGTAAAAAATGTTGATGACGCCATTAAAGACTTTCGCGATGGCATGACCCTGATGGTTGGAGGCTTTGGACTTTGTGGCATTCCGGAAAATTGTATTGCAGCCTTAGTGCGAAAAGGTATAACCGGTTTAACTTGTATATCTAACAATGCCGGTGTTGATGACTTTGGTTTGGGTTTGTTATTGCAAAAAAAACAAATCAAAAAAATGATATCAAGCTATGTTGGAGAAAATGCAGAGTTTGAAAGACTGATGCTGAGTGGTGAAATGGAAGTGGAACTGATACCTCAAGGCACATTGGCTACACGCTGTATGGCCGCTGGATATGGCATGCCTGTAATTTTTACACCTGCAGGTGTAGGCACCGAGGTAGCTATTGGTAAAGAAACAAGACGTTTTACTTTTAATGGAGTTGAAAAAGAATATTTAATGGAATACGCCTTTGATGCAGATGCCGCCTTGGTGAAAGCGTGGAAAGGTGATACAGAAGGCAATCTAGTTTACCGTTCCACTGCACGTAATTTTAATCCAATGATGGCTATGGCAGGAAAAATAACCATTGCAGAAGTAGAAGAACTGGTACCTGCCGGCACATTAGACCCTGATCATATTCACACACCCGGAATTTATGTACATCGTATCTTTCAGGGCGAGAAGTATGAGAAGAGAATTGAACAACGAACCGTGAGGAAGAAGTGA
- a CDS encoding bifunctional class I SAM-dependent methyltransferase/glycosyltransferase family 2 protein, translating into MMRYLDHFEKIAEKRIRDRHKHRYYWNDITFYCNYFSHETFSVLEVGCGTGELLNNIRAARKTGIDYSPTMITEAKKQFPQIDFQVMAAENISLDDKYDLIILSNLTGYLEDVQVVLEQLKKVCHERTKIIVSYHNHLWEPFLRLAENLGLKTKTPQLNWLTRMDIRNLLFLAGFDCYRESRRMLLPINIPLLSPLINKFIAKLPLFRLMCINTYSIAKPLANDTEDVSQKYSVSIVIPARNESGNIENGLLRIPKFGKWQEVIFIEGNSTDDTWDRINEVAGKYATSHKIKIGKQEGKGKNDAVRKGFAMAEGDILMILDADLTMPPEDLPKFYEAIASNKGDFINGCRLVYPMEKEAMRFLNMLGNKFFSQAFTWLLEQPFKDTLCGTKVIFRDDYDRLVANRKFFGDFDPFGDFDLIFGAYKLNLKIQELPIRYRERTYGSTNISRFKHGVILLRMCAFAARKIKFV; encoded by the coding sequence ATGATGAGATATCTTGACCATTTTGAAAAAATAGCGGAGAAAAGAATTCGTGACAGGCATAAACATCGTTATTACTGGAACGACATAACATTTTATTGCAACTACTTTTCGCACGAAACATTTTCTGTTTTGGAAGTTGGCTGTGGCACCGGTGAGTTGTTAAACAACATCCGTGCTGCCCGTAAAACCGGCATTGACTACAGCCCTACAATGATTACAGAGGCAAAAAAACAGTTTCCACAGATTGATTTTCAGGTAATGGCCGCAGAAAATATCTCCCTTGACGATAAATATGATTTAATCATTCTTTCAAATCTTACAGGCTATCTGGAAGATGTACAAGTTGTTCTTGAGCAACTGAAAAAAGTTTGCCATGAGCGAACAAAAATCATTGTATCCTATCACAACCATCTTTGGGAGCCATTTTTACGCCTGGCAGAAAATCTTGGACTGAAAACCAAGACACCACAACTGAACTGGCTAACCAGAATGGACATTCGAAACCTTTTGTTTCTGGCCGGCTTTGATTGCTATCGTGAGTCAAGGCGTATGTTGTTACCCATAAATATTCCTTTGCTCTCGCCATTGATAAATAAGTTTATTGCTAAGCTGCCATTGTTCAGGCTCATGTGCATCAACACCTACTCTATTGCCAAACCACTTGCCAATGACACCGAAGATGTCAGCCAAAAATATTCTGTAAGCATAGTGATACCTGCACGCAATGAAAGTGGCAATATTGAAAATGGACTACTGCGAATACCAAAATTTGGCAAATGGCAAGAAGTTATTTTTATTGAAGGCAACAGCACCGATGACACCTGGGACAGGATTAACGAAGTAGCCGGAAAATACGCCACATCACATAAAATTAAAATTGGTAAACAAGAAGGCAAAGGAAAAAACGATGCCGTGAGAAAAGGATTTGCAATGGCCGAAGGTGACATTTTGATGATTCTTGATGCCGACCTGACCATGCCACCAGAAGACTTACCTAAATTTTATGAAGCCATTGCCAGCAACAAAGGTGATTTTATCAATGGTTGCCGATTGGTTTACCCTATGGAAAAAGAAGCCATGCGATTTTTAAATATGTTGGGGAACAAATTTTTCAGTCAGGCATTTACATGGTTACTCGAACAACCATTTAAAGACACACTGTGTGGCACCAAGGTAATTTTCAGAGATGACTACGACCGCTTGGTTGCCAACCGTAAATTTTTTGGCGACTTTGATCCCTTTGGTGATTTCGACTTGATTTTTGGCGCATACAAACTCAATCTAAAAATACAAGAACTACCCATCCGCTACCGCGAACGCACTTATGGCAGCACCAACATTTCGCGTTTTAAACATGGTGTTATTTTACTCCGCATGTGTGCTTTTGCTGCAAGGAAGATTAAGTTTGTGTAA
- a CDS encoding UbiA-like polyprenyltransferase — MQVLQKTTQYLSLVKFSHTVFALPFAAIGFTLAISHNGLPVLWPLAIKVLICMVTARNAAMAFNRWADRGIDALNPRTALREIPAGIIKANRALWFVIINALLFMVTAYLINKLCFYLSPVALFVVLGYSFTKRFTALCHLVLGAGLALAPVGAYLAVTGSFDIVPILIGIAVLCWVSGFDIIYALQDEKFDRENKLYSIPSLMGKKQALQISRILHFLTAGFLALFLYQAHVGLIAWTGLAVFYALLIYQHSLVSENNLSKINIAFATTNGIASIVFAGMVITDILLQH, encoded by the coding sequence ATGCAGGTACTACAAAAAACAACACAATATTTATCACTTGTAAAGTTCAGTCATACTGTATTTGCACTTCCCTTTGCTGCAATAGGTTTTACGTTGGCTATTTCACACAACGGGCTGCCTGTTTTGTGGCCTCTGGCAATAAAAGTTTTAATATGTATGGTTACTGCACGTAATGCGGCAATGGCATTTAATCGTTGGGCCGACAGAGGTATTGATGCATTAAATCCACGTACTGCCCTGCGTGAAATTCCTGCCGGTATCATTAAAGCAAACCGTGCTTTATGGTTTGTTATTATTAATGCTTTACTTTTTATGGTAACTGCATACTTGATTAATAAACTTTGCTTTTACCTGTCGCCCGTTGCATTGTTTGTAGTTCTTGGTTACAGTTTCACCAAACGCTTTACCGCACTTTGCCACCTTGTTTTAGGTGCCGGGCTTGCGTTAGCACCAGTAGGTGCCTATCTGGCTGTAACAGGTAGTTTTGATATTGTACCTATATTAATTGGTATTGCTGTTCTTTGCTGGGTCAGCGGCTTCGATATTATTTATGCCTTACAAGATGAAAAGTTTGATCGTGAAAATAAATTGTATTCTATTCCATCATTAATGGGAAAAAAACAAGCCTTGCAGATATCAAGGATTTTACATTTTTTAACGGCAGGATTTCTTGCACTTTTTCTTTATCAGGCTCATGTGGGCTTGATAGCATGGACAGGATTGGCAGTATTTTATGCACTGCTTATTTATCAGCACAGTTTGGTTTCTGAAAATAATCTCAGCAAAATAAACATTGCCTTTGCCACAACAAATGGTATTGCCAGCATTGTTTTTGCCGGCATGGTCATTACTGATATTCTTTTACAACATTAA
- a CDS encoding acyl carrier protein phosphodiesterase, protein MNFLAHLYLSGNNEPVMIGNFIADHLKGKQWMALPEEIQKGVVLHRFIDSFTDSHPVVEQSKALLRPFFHKYTPVVSDIFYDHFLAAEWNNYSDIPIDEYARDVYQLMHKNYHFLPARTKEMLVYMENDNWLKNYATLNGINRALSGMGRRAKFDNNMHQAAEFLYDNYEAFKNQFEVFFPELEQAVKQK, encoded by the coding sequence ATGAATTTTCTGGCGCATCTATATCTTTCAGGCAATAATGAACCTGTGATGATTGGAAATTTTATTGCAGATCACCTAAAAGGCAAACAATGGATGGCATTGCCTGAGGAAATTCAAAAAGGGGTAGTGCTCCATCGTTTTATTGATAGTTTTACTGACTCACATCCTGTAGTTGAACAAAGCAAAGCTTTGCTACGGCCTTTTTTTCATAAATACACACCGGTGGTGAGTGATATTTTTTACGACCATTTTCTGGCAGCAGAATGGAATAATTATTCTGACATACCCATTGATGAATATGCCAGGGATGTATATCAACTCATGCATAAAAACTATCATTTTTTACCTGCACGTACCAAAGAAATGTTGGTGTATATGGAAAATGACAACTGGTTGAAAAACTATGCCACCTTAAATGGCATTAACAGAGCACTGAGCGGAATGGGCAGAAGGGCAAAATTTGACAACAACATGCATCAGGCAGCAGAGTTTTTGTATGATAACTATGAGGCCTTTAAAAATCAATTTGAGGTATTTTTTCCTGAATTGGAACAAGCTGTCAAGCAGAAATGA
- a CDS encoding response regulator transcription factor, translated as MKIKLVISDDHKLFAQGLKELITQSLPVEVVAVVFNGKEAIEACIKHKADWVIMDINMPLMDGIYACKEIKSISPQTKVCILTMFNDIASLSNAWSAGADAYLLKGNNIDEVLKAYDVVKIGKRYVCEELSHLVNNNINRQQKIEAPVSVRESAILKLICQGLTNDEIGRVFSISTRTVDTHRNNMLIKLKLPNTAALVRFAVESKLV; from the coding sequence ATGAAAATAAAATTGGTGATTTCAGATGATCATAAATTGTTCGCACAAGGACTGAAAGAACTTATCACACAATCATTGCCGGTTGAGGTGGTGGCAGTTGTTTTTAATGGTAAAGAAGCTATAGAAGCCTGCATAAAACACAAAGCAGACTGGGTGATTATGGATATCAATATGCCCTTAATGGATGGTATCTATGCCTGTAAGGAAATCAAAAGTATCAGCCCGCAGACCAAAGTATGTATTCTTACCATGTTTAATGATATAGCATCGTTGAGTAATGCATGGAGTGCCGGAGCTGATGCTTATTTGTTAAAGGGGAATAATATTGACGAAGTTTTAAAGGCTTATGATGTTGTTAAGATAGGTAAGAGGTATGTATGCGAGGAGTTGAGCCATTTGGTTAACAACAACATTAACCGGCAACAAAAGATAGAGGCTCCGGTTTCAGTGCGGGAATCTGCTATTCTAAAACTGATATGTCAGGGTCTGACCAATGATGAAATAGGCAGGGTGTTTTCTATATCCACACGAACTGTGGACACACATAGAAATAATATGCTCATCAAACTTAAATTACCTAATACGGCTGCTTTGGTACGATTTGCTGTTGAGAGTAAATTGGTGTGA
- a CDS encoding four helix bundle protein produces the protein MRPHKKLIVWQNSIQLVKLIYRVTLTFPDAEKFGVTSQIRRASVSIACNISEGAARNTKKEFKQFLYISSGSCSELDTLLVISNELGFLSKKDFKELEQLNDKVSALLNGLIKSIKT, from the coding sequence ATGAGACCACATAAAAAATTAATTGTATGGCAGAACTCTATTCAATTGGTCAAATTAATATACAGGGTTACACTAACTTTTCCTGATGCCGAAAAATTTGGAGTAACTTCTCAAATAAGACGTGCATCCGTTTCCATTGCCTGTAATATTTCAGAGGGTGCTGCCAGAAACACAAAAAAAGAATTCAAACAGTTTTTATATATATCATCAGGATCATGCAGTGAGTTAGATACGTTACTAGTTATTTCAAATGAATTAGGTTTTTTATCAAAGAAAGATTTTAAAGAGCTCGAACAACTCAATGACAAAGTATCTGCTCTACTCAATGGACTTATTAAAAGTATAAAAACCTAA
- the yidC gene encoding membrane protein insertase YidC: protein MDRNSILGVVLIMAVLIGFSIFNQPSKEEQETAKRKQDSIVLVEKKHQDSLKLAAKSITALKADTAAIADTLNNDSIAQTKITDNFGAFALAATGESKSITLESDLLKLKLKNKGGQIDYVELKKYKTGEGKPLVLNNGDSSQFSLSFFSENRMISTGDLYFDLPEKGITVTGKDSQSVSLKLNAGEGRYIEYIYSLKGDDYRVGFKINFVNMGTLVASNAGYMELNWNQKLLQQEKSHQNESAVSTIYYRYTDEEVDHLSETKDDGIELKTKVQWVGFKQQYFSSVLIADQAFESPTRINSTVIANEGAVRMMHANFTIPFSHQTNESTGMSFYYGPNHYQTLNKYHIGMEKLVPLGWGIFGWVNRFAVIPVFNVLNSFNINYGIIILILTVLIKIVLLPLTYKSYISTAKMKVLQPEMSEIQAKFKSDPMKLQQETMTLYRKAGVSPLGGCLPMVLQMPILIAMFRFFPASIELRQEGFLWAKDLSTYDSILDLPFNIPFYGDHVSLFTILMTVSTLIYTRMNMQMTAATNPSMKYVMYLMPIMFLGIFNNYSSGLSYYYFLANMITFGQQYLFKSFVDEKAIHAKIQENKKKPVKKSKFQERLEKMAKERGVKK from the coding sequence ATGGATAGAAATTCGATTTTAGGAGTAGTGTTAATTATGGCTGTGTTGATTGGTTTTTCAATCTTCAATCAGCCTTCAAAAGAAGAACAGGAAACAGCAAAAAGAAAGCAGGACTCAATTGTATTGGTTGAAAAAAAGCATCAGGATAGTTTGAAACTTGCAGCCAAGTCTATAACTGCTCTAAAAGCAGATACAGCAGCAATTGCAGACACCTTAAACAATGACTCAATAGCGCAAACAAAAATCACAGACAATTTTGGAGCGTTTGCCTTAGCTGCAACGGGCGAAAGCAAAAGTATTACGCTGGAAAGTGATTTGTTGAAATTAAAGCTTAAAAACAAAGGCGGGCAGATAGATTATGTAGAATTAAAAAAATATAAAACCGGTGAGGGAAAACCTTTGGTGTTGAACAATGGAGATAGCTCCCAATTCAGCCTTAGCTTCTTTTCAGAAAACAGAATGATTTCTACAGGGGATTTATATTTTGATTTACCCGAAAAAGGAATCACCGTAACAGGTAAAGACTCGCAGTCTGTTTCTTTAAAGTTAAATGCAGGTGAAGGCCGTTATATTGAATATATCTATTCATTAAAAGGTGATGACTATCGTGTAGGCTTTAAAATTAACTTCGTAAACATGGGCACATTGGTAGCTTCCAATGCCGGATATATGGAGCTAAACTGGAATCAGAAACTATTGCAGCAGGAGAAGAGTCATCAAAATGAAAGCGCTGTTTCTACAATCTACTACCGCTATACTGACGAAGAAGTTGACCATTTGAGTGAAACCAAAGATGATGGAATAGAATTAAAAACAAAGGTTCAGTGGGTTGGATTTAAGCAGCAATATTTCTCCAGTGTATTAATTGCCGACCAGGCATTTGAAAGCCCGACAAGAATTAACAGTACTGTTATTGCCAACGAGGGTGCTGTGCGAATGATGCATGCCAACTTTACCATTCCTTTCAGTCATCAGACTAATGAAAGTACAGGCATGAGTTTTTATTATGGCCCTAATCATTATCAAACGCTAAATAAATACCACATCGGAATGGAAAAACTTGTTCCGCTTGGATGGGGAATTTTCGGCTGGGTAAATCGTTTTGCTGTGATTCCTGTGTTTAACGTTCTGAATAGTTTTAACATCAATTATGGTATTATCATTTTAATCCTAACTGTACTGATTAAAATTGTGTTGTTACCGTTAACATACAAGTCATATATCAGTACTGCAAAAATGAAAGTGTTGCAACCGGAAATGTCGGAGATACAAGCTAAGTTCAAATCCGACCCAATGAAACTGCAGCAAGAAACAATGACATTATATCGTAAAGCCGGAGTAAGTCCATTAGGTGGTTGTTTACCTATGGTGCTACAAATGCCAATTCTAATTGCCATGTTCCGTTTCTTTCCTGCATCTATTGAATTGCGGCAAGAAGGTTTTCTATGGGCAAAAGATTTGAGCACCTACGACTCTATTCTTGATTTACCTTTCAACATTCCATTTTATGGCGACCATGTGAGTTTGTTTACCATTCTCATGACGGTGTCAACACTCATCTATACACGCATGAATATGCAAATGACTGCTGCTACCAATCCATCCATGAAATATGTAATGTACCTGATGCCAATTATGTTTTTAGGTATTTTCAACAACTACTCTTCCGGATTAAGTTATTATTACTTTTTAGCAAATATGATTACCTTCGGACAGCAATACTTGTTTAAATCATTTGTTGATGAAAAAGCCATCCATGCAAAAATCCAGGAAAACAAAAAGAAGCCTGTAAAAAAATCAAAGTTTCAGGAGCGACTGGAGAAAATGGCTAAAGAAAGAGGAGTGAAAAAATAA
- a CDS encoding 7TM diverse intracellular signaling domain-containing protein produces the protein MDFRFLTIESQQQGVTAFIAVVLFQMLFVFVQWGLHRRIDYLYYLIYLFTVILYSISLYRDVLYIAQYFPLGEWLLKINLYSLSLFSVFFYFRFQRSFLELPLHHPELNVLVKRLEKFLLFYCIIAPLLVVLHVDDTILFSFFLAMVSFTILASVYIVSKFIKTKIPLEQFSIIGAVFIIIGSLLTVALSLQGQQSVYISVNPHLPLLLCVLAELFTFTTGLTYKSYLIEKAKAKSEQDLLIAEQERQRVEIQFLKMRNDISKNLHDELGSSLSLARLLIKQVNTNNLNGSNKFVDNSVVMIDEAIASLYQIIKNLKDDSVKPYNCVEAINQMIAMLKPINSVAIQFQHNIKENELPVFINEQLSRIILELINNTLKHANASKILIEIFKNDEIINVKYVDDGVGVNMEKCNLGNGLKNIAERVNDFEGTLQYLSTEGKGFSVSIEFDHDIKLKKVKTA, from the coding sequence ATGGATTTCAGGTTTCTAACCATAGAAAGTCAGCAGCAAGGAGTAACAGCCTTTATTGCTGTGGTGCTGTTTCAGATGCTTTTTGTTTTTGTTCAATGGGGATTGCATAGGCGAATAGATTATTTGTACTATCTTATCTATTTGTTTACAGTGATACTTTATTCCATAAGCCTTTACAGAGATGTTCTGTATATTGCTCAATATTTTCCATTAGGTGAATGGCTTCTGAAAATCAATTTATATTCGTTGTCACTATTCTCTGTCTTCTTCTACTTTCGGTTTCAACGCTCCTTCCTTGAACTTCCTTTACATCATCCAGAGTTGAATGTATTGGTAAAAAGATTGGAAAAATTCCTTCTGTTTTATTGTATCATAGCGCCACTATTGGTTGTTTTACATGTTGATGATACTATTTTGTTTTCTTTTTTTCTTGCAATGGTATCATTTACTATTCTGGCCTCAGTATATATTGTGAGTAAATTTATTAAAACAAAAATTCCATTAGAACAATTCTCAATCATTGGAGCTGTTTTCATTATTATCGGGTCGTTGTTGACAGTTGCTTTAAGTTTACAGGGTCAACAATCAGTATATATTAGTGTTAACCCTCACCTGCCATTATTGCTTTGCGTATTGGCAGAACTGTTCACCTTTACTACCGGTCTTACCTATAAATCCTATCTTATTGAGAAAGCAAAGGCGAAATCAGAGCAAGATTTACTTATTGCTGAGCAGGAAAGACAAAGGGTGGAAATTCAATTTCTTAAAATGCGTAATGATATAAGCAAGAATCTGCATGATGAGCTAGGGTCAAGTTTGTCATTAGCCCGTTTGCTGATAAAACAAGTCAATACCAATAACCTGAATGGCAGCAATAAATTTGTTGATAATTCAGTAGTTATGATTGATGAAGCCATCGCATCGCTTTATCAAATTATAAAAAATTTGAAGGACGATTCTGTGAAACCCTATAACTGTGTGGAAGCCATCAATCAAATGATTGCAATGTTAAAACCCATCAATAGTGTTGCAATACAATTTCAACATAATATTAAGGAAAATGAATTGCCTGTTTTTATAAATGAACAGCTTTCGCGAATTATATTAGAATTGATAAATAATACATTGAAACATGCAAATGCTTCGAAAATATTAATAGAGATTTTTAAGAATGATGAAATTATTAACGTGAAATATGTTGATGATGGCGTAGGTGTGAATATGGAAAAATGTAATTTAGGTAATGGATTGAAAAATATTGCTGAGAGGGTGAATGATTTCGAAGGCACTTTACAATATTTGTCCACAGAAGGCAAAGGCTTTAGTGTAAGTATTGAATTTGACCATGATATAAAATTAAAAAAAGTAAAAACCGCATAA